The genomic stretch CCGCAGACCACCCGGAGTCGATCGCGTGATAACTCCAAGTCGCTGGAGCCCTTGAAACATGCCGGCGGGATCGTCCATCGGCAGGAACACGAAGTTCGCCTGACTCGCCACGTACTGCACGCCTCGATCGGCCAACCCGGCTTCAAGGCCCCGGCGGCCGGCGGCATTTGCCTCCTGACGCCTGGCAAGCTCGCCAGGGTGTCGCAGTGACTCGGCAGCGGCAACTTGGGCAACCGTGGTGACCGTGAACGGGGCCTGCACCTTTCGTAGCTCAGCGAGGGTGACGGGCATCCCCACCGCATAGCCGATCCGAAAGGCCGCCAACGCGAACACCTTCGAGAACGTCTTCGTGACAATGACGTTGGGTCGGCGCACCGCTTCGGGAACCATCGAGGCCCATTTCGAATCGGTGACATACTCCCCATACGCCTCGTCAACTACCACCAACACGTCGTCGGGGACCGCACCAAGAAATCGACGGGTGTCCTCTGTCCCTGTCAGTGTCCCGGTCGGGTTATTCGGGGAACACAGATACACGACAGTCGTCGTCTCGTCGATGGCGTCAAGCAGCCCATTGAGGTCGACCCGGTAAGCGCCGTCGAGAGGCACCGGGCGGCCGGTGGCCCCAGCCAATTGAGTCGCCAGGTCGTAGATGACAAACGAGGGCTCCGGGAAAACCGCCGAAGTCCCCGGACCTCCTACGGCCAAGGCAACTTCGCGCAGAATCGCCGAAGTCCCCGCCCCAAACCACAGATTGTCCGCCGCAACGCCTAGATGTTGAGCCGTCAACGGCGTCAATTCGCGCATGGCATTGTCGGGATAGCGGTTGGCCGTCATGACTGCCTCGGCAACCACCCCTTCGACAGATGGGAACGGGCCGTCAGGAGATTCGTTTGAGGCGAGTTTGACGATATCGCGTTCATCCAACCCGATGTCAGCTGCCACGGCCGCGGTTGTTCGCCCGGCCACGTATGGGTGTATGGAAGCTACTTCGGGTCGGATCCGGATCATGGCCCGATACTACCGATCGGTGGCCCCGACACAGATCCCACTCTCGGTAGCGCGGCTACCGCCCGAGGAATCCCGACGAGGGTTAGACTTGTCGAAGCGGGAAAAGGGAATTACATGGCTCTGACTTTTGCGATCACAGCCGCCGTCATGACAGGACTATTTCTATTCGCGGGCATATACGTCCTACGCGAAGCTCGCCGGATTTCGGAACCCCGATTTGCCAGGCTGATGCATGCCATCGCACTGGCTTCGTTAATCATGTCGATGATCGGGGCCTTCTTCGTCCTTATGGGCATCGCTCACATCGACCTGAAGGCAACCGATTCGATCGCCACCGCAATGATTTTCGGCTTCGCTGTAATGCTCGCCTCGTTCTGGTTGGCATACATGTCCTTAAAGGTCGTGCTGGAGCTCGCCGAGCCCATGAGGAAAGCCGAACGCATGATGAACGCCCTCTCCAATCAGATCCCGGAGACATCGGTCGCCGACCTCGGCCTGACAACTCGCGAGCTTGAGGTGGTGACTGTGATAGCCGAAGGATCCATTACGGACGCGCAGATCGCCGACATGTTGTTCATTTCGAAAGCGACCGCCGCCACCCACGTGCGAAACATCCTCAAGAAAGCCGACCTCAGTAACCGGCGCGACCTCATGCTCCTCAGCGGTTGGCAGGAGATCGACCCAAGCCACCGGCCGGTCCGCCTCCGGGGCTGACTAACCACCCTCCTCGTCCCTGGCGAGTATTCTCCTGAAGAATGCGACGACGAGACCCCCGCGAACACGAAGGCTGGCCGGCACCGGGACAG from Acidimicrobiia bacterium encodes the following:
- the hisC gene encoding histidinol-phosphate transaminase; protein product: MIRIRPEVASIHPYVAGRTTAAVAADIGLDERDIVKLASNESPDGPFPSVEGVVAEAVMTANRYPDNAMRELTPLTAQHLGVAADNLWFGAGTSAILREVALAVGGPGTSAVFPEPSFVIYDLATQLAGATGRPVPLDGAYRVDLNGLLDAIDETTTVVYLCSPNNPTGTLTGTEDTRRFLGAVPDDVLVVVDEAYGEYVTDSKWASMVPEAVRRPNVIVTKTFSKVFALAAFRIGYAVGMPVTLAELRKVQAPFTVTTVAQVAAAESLRHPGELARRQEANAAGRRGLEAGLADRGVQYVASQANFVFLPMDDPAGMFQGLQRLGVITRSTPGGLRVSVGSDAELRRFFEAFDELRLV